AGGGCGGGGAGTTGATGACGAAGGTGGACTCGCCCGTGCCGAACACGGACAGCTGCCCCACCTGGCCGGGCTTGAAGGAGAACTCCTTCATGCGCTTCTCGCCCAGCACCACGCGGAAGGTCTTGATGGCCGGGGTCTCGTCGATGATTTCGGTGATGGTGGCCACGTCCGGCAGGTAGGGGTTGAGCGGCTGCATTTCGCGTTCCTTGAGCACGGGCTACTCCTGCTCGGCCGGCTCGGCGGCCGTGGCTTTGAGAACGATTTCGCGGATGTCCACGGACACGGGGCAGTGCTTTATGCAGCGGCCGCAGCCGCAGCAGGCGATGGCCCCGCCGTGGATGGTGGGGTAGTAGCTGAACTTGTGCCCCACGCGGTTCTTCAGCCTGTGGGCCTTGGTGGGGCGGGGGTTGTGGCCGCTGGCCTCCATGGTGAACTGGTAGGACATGCAGTTGTCCCAGGTGCGCAGCCTGGCCCCTTCCGCCCCGCACGCCTCGTCGGTGATGTTGAAGCAGTAGCAGGTGGGGCAGAGGTAGGTGCAGGCCCCGCAGCTGATGCATTTGGCCGAGACCTCCTCCCAGAAGCCCATGTCGTCGAACAGCTCCAGCAGCTTGCCGGGCGTCTCCGAAAGATCCGGGGCCTCGCCCAGGCCCTCGGCCGCCCGCTTGTGCACGACGTGCGCCTCGTCCAGCCGCTTCCCGGCGTCCTCCAGCAGGCCGCTGCCCAGAAGCTCCCCGCCGGTTTCGGTCACCGGCTCCAGCACGTAGCCGCCCTCCACCGGGGTCATGAGCACGTCGGAACACTCGGTGTCCGCCGGGCCGGAGCCCACCCAGTGGCAGAAGCAGGTGGAGGAGGGCCTGGGGCAGGCCATGGTGATGAAGGCGGTGTGCTCGCGCCGCGCCAGGTAGTTGAGGTCCTTGACGTCCTCGGCGTCGTACACCCGGTCGAAGGTGGCGAAGCCGCGCGCGTCGCAAGGGCGGCCGCCCACCACCAGCCTCGGCGTCTCGTCGATGGTCTCCTTGACCCGCACCTGGCTTGTGTCCGGGCTGGCCGGGTCCTTCTCGTAGCGAAAGACCATCAGCGGCTCGCACTGGGGAAAGACCGAGCCCTTGGGCGGCGTGGTGGCTTGGCGGCCCAGGGGAACCGGCTGGTCCGGGGCGAAGGGCCGAAAGACCACGGCCTCGCCCTCGCGGCGGGGGACGGCGGTCCGGCGCTCTTTGGCCAGCTCCGCCAGCCAGGCCGGGACCTTGTCGCCGGGGATGAACTTGGCTTCCATCACCACCCCCTCTCGTTGATGTTTTCCTCTTCCACCTGGAAGGCCATCAGCGGCGGCGTGGCCTCCACCTTGGTGCCAGCGCGGTAGTCGAACAGCTCCTCGACTTCCTTGTTCAGCTTGCGCTTGAGCAGCAGGAGGGGAATGCCCACGGGGCAGGCCCGCTCGCACTCGCCGCACTCGGTGCAGCGCCCGGCCAGGTGCATGGCGTGGATGACCTGGAAGAACCACTTCTCGTCCACCGTGTCCTGCTCGGTGATCCAGTGCGGGTCGCGGCAGTGGGCCACGCAGTGGTCGCGGCAGACGCACAGGGGGCAGGCGTTGCGGCAGGCGTAGCAGCGGATGCAGCGCTGCATGGCCTCACGCCAGTGCCCGGCCCGCTCTTCCAGCGGCCTGGACTCGAACTCGGCCACGTCGGCGTACTCGTCCGCCTCCGGCTCGGTCACCGGCTCGCCCACGAACTCGTCCGAGAGCAGGGCGTTGTGGTAGCGGCAGCGGCCGCACTTGTCCGCGGCCACCTCGGCCAGGGGGAACGATTTCTCCCCGCCGTCCACGGTCACTTTTACGGTGTCGCCCTCGACCCGGGCGTCCTCCACCAGGTCCAGGTCGACCTCGCGGGCGATCTTCTTCAGGCTGACCACCCCCTCGCAGGGAAAGCCGAATACCGTGATGTTTTCGCGGTCCAGAAGCTTTTCCTGCAAGAGCTCGATGACCGAGCGGCTGTCGCAGCCCTTGACCACCACGCCCACCTTCTTGTCCCGCAGGCCGGTGAGGTAGGTGGCCAGGTTGTGCACGCACAGCGGATCCAGCACCAGCCGGTCCACGTCCTCCTCGCCGCGCATGAACAGCGGCGTGGCGTGCAGGGGATCGAATCCCCGCTGCCAGCCGATGACCACGTCCAGCTCGGGCAGCCGCTCTTTGATGCGGCCTTTCATCTCATCCAGAAGGGACATGCTTCCTCCGGGTCAGGCGGCGTCCGCCGCCACGGCTTGCGCCCGGGCCACCTGCGCTTCGCTCAGGGCGGGCGCGGGGCCGAGTTCGTGGATGGCCTCGGTGAACTTGTGCACCACCGTCTGCCATTTCTTGCCTTCCGAGGCCGAGACCCAGGTGTACTCGAACCGCCGCTCGTCCATGCCCAGGATGGGCAGGAAGCGCTTCAGCACCTCCAGCCTGCGCCTGGCGTAGAGGTTGCCCTCGGAGTAGTGGCAGTCGCGCGGGTGGCAGCCCGAGACCAGCACCCCGTCCGCCCCGTGGAACAGGGCGCGGAGGATGAACAGCGGGTCGATGCGGCCCGAGCAGGGCACGCGGATGATGCGCAGGTCCGTGGGCTGCTGGAAGCGGCCCACCCCGGCGGTGTCCGCGCCCCCGTAGGAGCACCAGTTGCACAGAAAGCCGACTATTCGAAGCTCGTCACCAGTGGCTGCCGGCATAGGGCGTTGACCTCCGCGAGGATCTGGTTGTCAGTGAAGTGTTGCAGCTGGATGGCCCCCTGCGGGCAGGTGGCGGTGCACAGCCCGCACCCCTGGCAGACCGTCTCGATGACCCCGGCCTTGGGCTGGCCCCGGAAGTCCGTCTCCTCGATGGCCCCGAAGGGGCAGGTCTGGACGCACTTGCCGCAACCGATGCACCGCTTGATGTCCACCGCGGCCACCTGCGGGTCGCTTTCCAGCATGTCCTTGGAGAACATCTCCAGCACCTTGCTGGCGGCCGCGCTGCCCTGGCTCACCGAGGAGGGAATGTCCTTGGGGCCCTGGCAGGCACCGGCCAGGAACACGCCCGCGGTGTTGGTCTCCACCGGCCGCAGCTTGGGGTGGCTCTCCATGAAGAAGCCGTACTTGTCGTAGGAGATGCGCAGCTTCTCGGCCATCCGCGGCGAGCCCTTGGCCGACTCGGCCCCGGCGGCCAGCACCACCAGGTCCGCCTCGATCTCCACCTGCGTTCCGGCCAGGGTGTCCGCCCCGCGCACCACGTACTTGTCGCCCTTGGGGTAGATCATGGCCACGCGGCCGCGGATGTAGCGGGTGTCGTACTCCTCCATGGCCCGGCGGGTGAACTCGTCGTACAGCTTCCCCGGCGCGCGGATGTCCATGTAGAAGACGTAGGACTGCGAGCCGGGCAGGTGGTCCTTGGTCAGGATGGCCTGCTTGGCCGTGTACATGCAGCAGAAGCCCGAGCAATAGGGACGGTCCACCGACTTGTCCCGCGAGCCCACGCACTGCACGAAGACCACCGTCTCGGGCTCCTTGCCGTCCGAGGGGCGCTTGACGTGCCCGCCCGTGGGGCCGGAGGCCGACAGCAGCCGCTCGTACTGCAGCGAGGTGATCACGTCCGGGTAGCGGCCGCCGCCGTACTGGGCGTACTTGGAGGTGTCGAAGAGGTCGAAGCCCGTGGCCGCGATGACCGCGCCCACCTCCTCCGTGACCAGCTCGTCCTCCTGCTCGTAGCGGATGGCCTCGGTGGGACACACCTTGGCGCAGACCCCGCACTTGCCCTTGGTGAAGCGGATGCAGAAATCCGGGTCGATGGAAGCCTTCTTGGGTATGGCCTGGGGGAAGGGGATGTTGATGGCCGTGGTGGTGCCCACGCCCTCGTTGAAATAGTCCGCGGACTTCTTGCTGGGGCACTTCTCCATGCACAGCCCGCAGCCGGTGCAGGCCTCCCAGTCCACGTAGGTGGCCTTGCGGCGGATGGTGGCCGTGTAGTTGCCCACGTACCCGCTCAGCTCGTCGATCTCCGAGGAGGCGTAGAGGGTGATGTTGGGGTGCTGGGAGACGTCCACCATCTTGGGGCCGAGGATGCAGCTGGAGCAGTCCACCGTGGGGAAGGTCTTGTCCAGCTTGGCCATCTTGCCGCCGATGGTGGACTGCTTCTCCACCAAAACGACCTCCAGGCCGCCGTTGGCGCAGTCCAGCGCCGCCTGGATGCCGGCCACGCCGCCGCCCACCACCATGACCCGCTTGTTGACCTCGAAGCTCTTGGGGGTCAGCGGGCGGTCGTAGCGCAGCTTGGAAACGGCCATGGACACCAGGTCCAGCGCCTTGCGCGTGTTGGCTTCCTTGTCCTTGCCGATCCAGGAGACGTGCTCGCGGATGTTGGCCATCTCGAACATGTAGCGGTTCAGACCCGCCCGCTCCACCGTGCGGCGGAAGGTGGGCTCGTGCATGCGCGGGGTGCAGGAGGCCACCACCACGCCGTCGAGGCCGTGGTCGCGGATGGCCTCGATGATGCCTTCCTGCCCCTGCTCCGCGCAGGCGTACATGGTGTCCGAGGCGAAGGCCACGTCCGGCAGGGACAGGGCCTGCTCGGCCACCGACCCCACGTCCACGTTGCCGGCTATGTTGCTGCCGCAGTGGCAGACGAAAACGCCGATTCGCATGATTTCTCCGGTTTCCCCGCCACGCCTCAGGAGGCGGCTTCGGCGGTCTTCCGTTCGGCTTCGCGCAGCGCGAGGCCGGGGTTCACGCACAGCTTGTTCAGGCCCAGGCTGGACTCGTCCAGGCCAAGGGCCAGACCGATGAGCTGGGTGTAGTAGAAAACGGGCATCTCGTGCTGGCTCTTGGTGGCCGCGTTGATCTGCCCCTGCCGCAGGTCCAGGTTCATCTGGCACAGCGGGCAGGCCGTGACCATGGCCATGGCCTGGTTGGCCTCGGCCAAGTCCAAAAGCTTGCCCGAAAGACGCGCCACCACGTCCTTGCGGGCCACGCCGAAGGAGGCGCCGCAGCACTCCACCTTCAGCGGGAAGGGAGCGACCTCCGCGCCGATGGCCTCCATGAGCCGGTCCATGGCCACCGGGTTCTCGTGGTCGTCGAACTCCATGACCTCGGGCGGACGGTTCATGATGCAGCCGTAGTAGGGGGCCACCCGCAGGCCGCTTAAGGGGCGCACCACCCGCTCGGCCAGCTTCTCCGGCCCCACGTCCTCGATGAGCGCCTGCAGCACGGACTTGACCCGCACCGTGTTGCCCACCGGCTCGTCCAGCAGGCTGTTCACCCGGCGCATGAACTCCTCATCGCCCATCCGGTGCACGGCCGTCTTGAGGTTGGTCAGGCAGCTGGGGCAGGGGGTGATGACCGTGTCCAGGCCCATCTTCTCCACCAACCCCAGGTTGCGCGCCGCCAGGGCGCAGGACAGGGTGTGGTCCACGGTGTGCGCCGGAGTGGAGCCGCAGCAGCTCCAGTCCGGAATGTCCACCAGATTCACGTCAAGGGCCTCGCAGATGGCCCGGGTGGACTGCTCGTACTCCATGGAGGTGCCGAGGCCGGAACAGCCGGGGTAGTAGGCGTAGGCGGGGCTCACTTGGAGGCCTCCTTGTAGCGCTGGAAGATCCGGGCCACGGCCTCGCGGCCCTGGATGCGGGACGGAGTGAGGTGCAGCTTGCCCTTGGGCAGGATGCGCGGGCCGAGCTCGGCGTCCGTCCAGACCTTGCCGGTCTTGGCGATGTACGAGGTCAAAAGGCCCATTTCGTACACCCGGCCGTGCTTGGCCACCGATTCCAGGAAGCTGTCCCAGAATACCTTCACGCCGCGCTCGGTGGCGTACCCCTCGCGCCGGGCCATGTGGCGCAACACGTCCACGATCCGCGCCACGTCGATGCCGTTGGGGCAGCGCGTGGTGCAGGACTCGCACGTGGCGCACAGCCACACCGAGTGGCTGGACAAGATCTGGTCCTTCTGCCCGGCCTGCAACAACCGCATCATCCGGCTCACCGGAATGTCGAAGGCGAAGGTGTACGGACAGCCAGCCGTGCAGTTGCCGCACTGATAGCACAACCGCACCCGCTGCCCGCTCTCCTCCTCGACCTGGCTGATGAACTCGTCATCGCGGGAATTGGAAAGATCGAGTATTTCCATGGAGTCGGTTCTTTGTTGAAGGTTATGTACAGGTCGCCGAGGCGGCCGGTAGTCCAAGGAGCGGTTACGTCCGTTAGCTCCCCCGGGAATCGCGGAAGGCCGTCCTCGGCGGTCGGTTCCGCTTGCCGCCATGAGGCGCGGCGCAAGGCCAAATGGAGGGGGGCCGTGATGCTCAATGGGAGAGGCAGTATTATTTGGTGTCTTTGCCGCCCGCTGTCAATGGCAGCCGCACAGCCATTTTCCCAGTGATCGCGGAATACAAGGCGCGTATGGCAGTCATGGCGAAGCGTGGTGGAGACTGGTCCGGTATCCGTGGATTTTCGTGAGCGGAGGCAAGCGGGATGGTCGTGAGGACGTGCGTGTGGGGATTTTCGAGGTTCTCGAAAGATGGTCGTGATTTCGAAGCGGAAATGTTTTTTGATCTTTTCGGGAAGGCCGCATGACGGAGATGCACGCGATCATACCCGCAGCCGGGCATTCCTCCCGTATGAGCGGGTTCAAACCGCTCTTGCCCCTTGGTGATGAAGTCGTGGTGGAGCGGCTGATTCGGCTGCTGCGCGATGTCGGGGCGCGGCGGATCGTGGTGGTCTGTGGTCATCGCGCCGGGGAGTTGGAGCCGGTCGTGCGGGAGTCCGGCGGCGAGGCTGTGCGCAACCCGAAGTGGGAAAGCGGCATGTTCTCCTCGGTGCTGGCAGGACTGCAAGCCCTGGAGGGGGAGGAGGGGCATTTCTTTCTGTTGCCCGTGGACGTGATGCTTGTCCGGCGTGACACGTTGCAACGTTTGGCAAAAGCCCGGACAAAGCTGTGCGAATCCGTACTGCATCCGATTTTCCAGGGACGCAGGGGACATCCGCCCCTCATCCCGTTGTCATTGCGCGACGACATTATGAAGTGGAGCGGCGGGAACGGACTGGCCGGCTACTTTGCCCAGCGGGAGCGGCAGGCGGTGGAGATTCAGGTGGCTGACGAGCGCGTGCGCCTCGACGTGGATACCGGCGAGAACTACGCTAAGGCCTTGGACCTTTTGACCTGGGAGGACACGCCCAGTCGGGCCGAGTGCCTGGCGCTACTGGACATAACCCCGGGCGTGACGGACATGGGACGCAGGCACAGCCGTGCCGTGGCG
Above is a genomic segment from Desulfohalovibrio reitneri containing:
- a CDS encoding 4Fe-4S dicluster domain-containing protein codes for the protein MEILDLSNSRDDEFISQVEEESGQRVRLCYQCGNCTAGCPYTFAFDIPVSRMMRLLQAGQKDQILSSHSVWLCATCESCTTRCPNGIDVARIVDVLRHMARREGYATERGVKVFWDSFLESVAKHGRVYEMGLLTSYIAKTGKVWTDAELGPRILPKGKLHLTPSRIQGREAVARIFQRYKEASK
- a CDS encoding hydrogenase iron-sulfur subunit — its product is MPAATGDELRIVGFLCNWCSYGGADTAGVGRFQQPTDLRIIRVPCSGRIDPLFILRALFHGADGVLVSGCHPRDCHYSEGNLYARRRLEVLKRFLPILGMDERRFEYTWVSASEGKKWQTVVHKFTEAIHELGPAPALSEAQVARAQAVAADAA
- a CDS encoding 4Fe-4S dicluster domain-containing protein, with amino-acid sequence MSLLDEMKGRIKERLPELDVVIGWQRGFDPLHATPLFMRGEEDVDRLVLDPLCVHNLATYLTGLRDKKVGVVVKGCDSRSVIELLQEKLLDRENITVFGFPCEGVVSLKKIAREVDLDLVEDARVEGDTVKVTVDGGEKSFPLAEVAADKCGRCRYHNALLSDEFVGEPVTEPEADEYADVAEFESRPLEERAGHWREAMQRCIRCYACRNACPLCVCRDHCVAHCRDPHWITEQDTVDEKWFFQVIHAMHLAGRCTECGECERACPVGIPLLLLKRKLNKEVEELFDYRAGTKVEATPPLMAFQVEEENINERGW
- a CDS encoding 4Fe-4S dicluster domain-containing protein — its product is MEAKFIPGDKVPAWLAELAKERRTAVPRREGEAVVFRPFAPDQPVPLGRQATTPPKGSVFPQCEPLMVFRYEKDPASPDTSQVRVKETIDETPRLVVGGRPCDARGFATFDRVYDAEDVKDLNYLARREHTAFITMACPRPSSTCFCHWVGSGPADTECSDVLMTPVEGGYVLEPVTETGGELLGSGLLEDAGKRLDEAHVVHKRAAEGLGEAPDLSETPGKLLELFDDMGFWEEVSAKCISCGACTYLCPTCYCFNITDEACGAEGARLRTWDNCMSYQFTMEASGHNPRPTKAHRLKNRVGHKFSYYPTIHGGAIACCGCGRCIKHCPVSVDIREIVLKATAAEPAEQE
- a CDS encoding CoB--CoM heterodisulfide reductase iron-sulfur subunit A family protein, with the protein product MRIGVFVCHCGSNIAGNVDVGSVAEQALSLPDVAFASDTMYACAEQGQEGIIEAIRDHGLDGVVVASCTPRMHEPTFRRTVERAGLNRYMFEMANIREHVSWIGKDKEANTRKALDLVSMAVSKLRYDRPLTPKSFEVNKRVMVVGGGVAGIQAALDCANGGLEVVLVEKQSTIGGKMAKLDKTFPTVDCSSCILGPKMVDVSQHPNITLYASSEIDELSGYVGNYTATIRRKATYVDWEACTGCGLCMEKCPSKKSADYFNEGVGTTTAINIPFPQAIPKKASIDPDFCIRFTKGKCGVCAKVCPTEAIRYEQEDELVTEEVGAVIAATGFDLFDTSKYAQYGGGRYPDVITSLQYERLLSASGPTGGHVKRPSDGKEPETVVFVQCVGSRDKSVDRPYCSGFCCMYTAKQAILTKDHLPGSQSYVFYMDIRAPGKLYDEFTRRAMEEYDTRYIRGRVAMIYPKGDKYVVRGADTLAGTQVEIEADLVVLAAGAESAKGSPRMAEKLRISYDKYGFFMESHPKLRPVETNTAGVFLAGACQGPKDIPSSVSQGSAAASKVLEMFSKDMLESDPQVAAVDIKRCIGCGKCVQTCPFGAIEETDFRGQPKAGVIETVCQGCGLCTATCPQGAIQLQHFTDNQILAEVNALCRQPLVTSFE
- a CDS encoding DVU_1551 family NTP transferase; translation: MHAIIPAAGHSSRMSGFKPLLPLGDEVVVERLIRLLRDVGARRIVVVCGHRAGELEPVVRESGGEAVRNPKWESGMFSSVLAGLQALEGEEGHFFLLPVDVMLVRRDTLQRLAKARTKLCESVLHPIFQGRRGHPPLIPLSLRDDIMKWSGGNGLAGYFAQRERQAVEIQVADERVRLDVDTGENYAKALDLLTWEDTPSRAECLALLDITPGVTDMGRRHSRAVARFALRMAEALNVVRGVENQLDVRLVEAAGLLHDIAKGLPDHERAGGAMLADMGYPCVGAVTAEHRDVDPPEERPLAEREVVFLADKLVQGDRLVPVRRRFQSKMEQQADDPEEVEAIKGRMERALRVQELVEDELGGSVERVAGKGDPPG
- a CDS encoding CoB--CoM heterodisulfide reductase iron-sulfur subunit B family protein; protein product: MSPAYAYYPGCSGLGTSMEYEQSTRAICEALDVNLVDIPDWSCCGSTPAHTVDHTLSCALAARNLGLVEKMGLDTVITPCPSCLTNLKTAVHRMGDEEFMRRVNSLLDEPVGNTVRVKSVLQALIEDVGPEKLAERVVRPLSGLRVAPYYGCIMNRPPEVMEFDDHENPVAMDRLMEAIGAEVAPFPLKVECCGASFGVARKDVVARLSGKLLDLAEANQAMAMVTACPLCQMNLDLRQGQINAATKSQHEMPVFYYTQLIGLALGLDESSLGLNKLCVNPGLALREAERKTAEAAS